From a single Pirellulaceae bacterium genomic region:
- the miaA gene encoding tRNA (adenosine(37)-N6)-dimethylallyltransferase MiaA, translating into MKTPSSDSSTTAASAAQEFRHWVLPRLANCWYLTGPTSSGKSSLAVAIAQRLNAEIISMDSMAIYCGMDIGTAKPSPEQRRAVPHHQLDIVAPTEMFSVSSYVSSTHQVASQIHARGRNVLICGGTPLYLKSLLRGLFLGPAADWQFRQAIEDDLAIHGMEALRDRLKQVDPLMVYKLHPNDKRRMIRALEVARTTGQPLSHWQQQFDIPAPVQQCPTLVLRLERSWLHELINQRVQRMIDGGLQAEVDGLLDRYGQLSRTAAQAVGYREMLDRREVPVPIDETIQQIRAHTRQFARRQEIWFRGLSELQSLPVTPESQLEELVQQAVQFYTSFPQQPT; encoded by the coding sequence ATGAAAACGCCATCGTCTGACTCCTCGACTACAGCTGCATCGGCAGCCCAAGAATTTCGGCATTGGGTATTACCTCGGCTGGCCAATTGTTGGTATTTGACTGGACCGACTTCCAGTGGCAAGAGTTCGTTGGCTGTGGCCATTGCCCAGCGTTTAAACGCAGAAATCATCTCCATGGATTCGATGGCCATCTACTGTGGCATGGATATTGGGACCGCTAAACCGTCGCCGGAACAGCGTCGGGCTGTGCCTCACCATCAGCTTGATATCGTCGCTCCAACCGAGATGTTCAGCGTCTCGAGCTACGTATCCAGCACGCATCAAGTGGCCTCACAAATCCACGCTCGCGGTCGCAACGTATTGATATGTGGCGGAACGCCGCTGTACCTCAAAAGTCTACTACGCGGATTATTTCTGGGGCCCGCAGCCGACTGGCAGTTTCGTCAGGCCATCGAGGACGACTTGGCCATTCACGGAATGGAAGCTCTTCGCGATCGCTTAAAGCAAGTCGATCCGCTGATGGTATACAAACTGCATCCGAACGACAAACGACGGATGATCCGCGCCTTAGAGGTTGCTCGAACCACCGGCCAGCCCCTGAGCCACTGGCAGCAGCAGTTTGATATCCCGGCGCCGGTCCAACAGTGCCCCACATTGGTACTTCGATTAGAACGGAGCTGGCTGCATGAGTTGATTAACCAACGCGTGCAGCGGATGATTGACGGGGGTTTACAGGCCGAAGTCGATGGGCTGTTGGATCGCTACGGCCAACTAAGTCGCACCGCCGCTCAGGCGGTTGGCTATCGCGAAATGCTGGATCGGCGAGAAGTTCCCGTGCCGATCGACGAAACGATCCAGCAGATTCGCGCGCATACTCGACAGTTCGCGCGGCGACAAGAAATCTGGTTTCGCGGGCTCAGCGAACTCCAGTCACTGCCGGTCACGCCCGAAAGTCAGCTTGAAGAACTCGTACAACAAGCCGTACAGTTCTATACCAGTTTTCCTCAACAGCCCACGTGA
- a CDS encoding excinuclease ABC subunit UvrC yields MFVRHPLSVESLQEVEPLVTEFDADSEAAAEASLDPAQHAALSLGFRRAAEKVRSFPTSPGVYLMKNHSGTVIYVGKAKNLRSRAGSYFLKAAQLEARTADWIHEICDIDYLECDSEVDALMAESRLIKDIQPKHNKEQKDDKSFPYLMITTREDFPRVEITRQPPPSGVKLYGPFASAGALRGAVQVLQRIFKFRTCSLDIEAADPRWEWFRPCLLASIAQCTAPCNLRITKDEYRQDIRRLQTFLEGGKRKLLKELLNDMQAAAASLHFEQAARLRDEIQMLERLDERGELDTHAQPQVFYIDPKKGLIGLQKILKLPNPPRVIEGVDIAHLGGQDTVASLVQFLDGLPFKPGYRRYKIREVQGVDDYKSIHEVVSRRFRRLSDAQEVFPDLLLIDGGKGQLAAALAAFRDQNIEPPVLLSLAKQDEELYLPGDRQPLRLSRHAFALRLLQYVRDEAHRFAQHYHHILRHKNQFDS; encoded by the coding sequence ATGTTTGTGCGTCATCCGTTGTCAGTGGAATCGTTGCAAGAGGTTGAACCGTTAGTGACAGAATTCGATGCAGATTCTGAAGCCGCTGCTGAGGCCAGCTTGGACCCAGCGCAGCACGCAGCACTGTCGCTTGGATTTCGGCGAGCTGCCGAGAAGGTCCGGTCGTTTCCGACCTCGCCCGGTGTGTATTTGATGAAGAATCATTCGGGAACCGTCATTTACGTCGGCAAAGCCAAGAATTTGCGGAGTCGGGCGGGGAGCTATTTTCTAAAAGCTGCGCAGCTCGAAGCGCGCACCGCCGACTGGATTCACGAAATCTGTGATATCGACTACTTGGAGTGCGATAGCGAGGTCGATGCCCTCATGGCCGAAAGCCGACTGATTAAGGATATTCAGCCTAAGCACAACAAGGAGCAGAAGGACGACAAGAGCTTCCCGTACCTGATGATTACGACTCGCGAGGACTTCCCGCGCGTCGAGATTACTCGGCAACCACCGCCGAGCGGCGTGAAGTTGTATGGGCCGTTCGCGAGTGCTGGGGCGCTGCGTGGTGCTGTTCAGGTATTACAAAGAATCTTCAAATTCCGCACCTGCTCGCTGGATATTGAAGCGGCAGACCCGCGTTGGGAATGGTTTCGGCCCTGCCTACTGGCTTCGATCGCACAGTGTACTGCCCCCTGCAATCTGCGCATCACCAAAGACGAATATCGCCAAGACATTCGCCGTTTGCAGACGTTTTTAGAGGGCGGCAAACGCAAATTGCTGAAAGAGTTACTGAACGACATGCAAGCGGCGGCTGCGTCACTACATTTCGAGCAGGCGGCGCGATTACGTGACGAAATTCAGATGTTGGAACGACTAGACGAACGTGGTGAGCTGGACACGCATGCTCAGCCCCAAGTGTTCTACATCGACCCCAAGAAAGGCTTAATTGGACTACAAAAGATACTAAAACTGCCCAATCCACCACGGGTCATTGAAGGTGTGGACATCGCGCATTTGGGGGGACAAGATACGGTGGCCAGTCTGGTTCAATTCCTGGACGGCCTGCCTTTCAAACCGGGATACCGCCGCTACAAAATCCGCGAAGTTCAAGGCGTAGACGACTACAAGTCGATTCATGAAGTTGTCTCGCGACGATTTCGGCGTTTGAGCGACGCTCAGGAGGTGTTTCCTGATCTGCTGTTGATCGATGGCGGCAAAGGTCAACTGGCTGCCGCTCTGGCCGCATTCCGCGATCAAAATATCGAGCCGCCGGTGCTGCTGTCGTTGGCCAAGCAGGACGAAGAACTGTACCTGCCCGGCGACCGCCAACCGCTACGGCTGAGCCGCCATGCCTTCGCGCTGCGGCTGCTACAATATGTCCGTGACGAAGCACATCGCTTCGCACAGCATTATCATCACATCTTGCGGCATAAGAACCAGTTTGACTCTTAA
- a CDS encoding RNA pseudouridine synthase, which produces MIPILHDEQHFMLVSKPAGLLTQAVEGIESLQSLLEAQIKARDCHAGVPFVGLPHRLDRGTSGVVLVARNQRALKRFGTQFQHRLVQKYYLAWVEGDLTGPVQRWSDYVTKVKDEPRGQIVAAGSDGARLAELTIRPMVSSNGHSLALIHLLTGRMHQIRLQLSQRGWPVAGDWLYGATSSVGHLCERPLHWAEAKFDEVQSQNLNQRRQQPLGLHAVRIEFRHPQSAVHTSGTAPVPEYWRLAGDPLWRTSQAIEQLSRQSASELWNIETLELPG; this is translated from the coding sequence ATGATTCCGATCCTCCACGACGAGCAACATTTTATGCTGGTAAGCAAGCCGGCTGGTTTGCTGACACAGGCTGTCGAGGGGATTGAGTCGTTGCAATCGTTGCTTGAAGCACAAATCAAAGCCCGAGACTGCCATGCGGGGGTTCCATTTGTCGGGCTGCCCCACCGCCTGGATCGTGGGACTTCCGGAGTGGTCTTGGTGGCCCGTAACCAAAGGGCACTAAAGCGTTTCGGCACGCAGTTCCAGCATCGGTTGGTACAAAAGTACTATTTAGCGTGGGTCGAAGGCGACCTGACGGGGCCAGTACAGCGTTGGTCTGATTACGTAACCAAAGTTAAAGACGAACCGCGCGGACAGATAGTGGCTGCTGGTTCGGACGGGGCACGATTGGCCGAACTCACCATCAGGCCGATGGTGAGCAGCAATGGCCACAGTTTGGCGTTGATCCACTTATTGACCGGCAGGATGCATCAAATTCGCCTGCAGCTGTCGCAACGCGGCTGGCCGGTCGCTGGGGACTGGCTCTATGGAGCAACGTCCAGCGTCGGTCACCTGTGTGAGCGTCCACTGCATTGGGCCGAAGCGAAATTTGATGAAGTCCAATCACAGAATTTGAACCAACGACGCCAACAACCGCTTGGTCTGCATGCTGTGCGCATCGAGTTTCGGCATCCACAATCCGCCGTGCACACGTCTGGCACAGCACCTGTCCCCGAATACTGGCGGTTGGCCGGTGACCCGTTGTGGCGGACAAGCCAAGCCATTGAACAACTGAGCCGCCAGTCGGCGAGTGAATTGTGGAACATAGAAACGCTGGAATTGCCTGGGTAG
- a CDS encoding iron ABC transporter permease has protein sequence MTLNSLFTTVGNTLLAIGLCLAIAIPLGLGLAMLIGRSDVCGRRWATICLASQLAVPLYVVAGGWSAGVGLQGWLRLADWLGPTGVGWMQGWLGSLLAVAIIHALAAVPGVCLILLLGLSTSDSSQEQVALLEGGPLTVVRHVWLPKIRVWIAVAAAWCGLGLLTEMVVSNLYMFPTVTEQVYLDFSRDTISPVTYVASVGLCMLPLLLAGLAIGRRLPALNDVLQRPQYFPAMTIALRHWRLPLSLLMWGTLLGLVGIPLLNLAIKAGWQPRTSPNGLVSYGWSGVRFWQTVVESVTLFRSEFYWSILLATASTLMAASVACSLYLLTSYLDNPVAESAAGGRRWTSRVIVHGIMLLLITIPGPLVGVLVTQSLNGSSWPWLGQLYSTTLIAPILAQQFRLLPVAWLMICGLVGSTARRTWELAGSDGLGSMATLRRVVWPHARRPALALGLLLALLSIGELSCSIGVLPPGVSTLSMRLFEILHFGMRHQDSGLCGILILLGWLSATVIARTVLRTPA, from the coding sequence TTGACTCTTAACAGTCTATTCACTACGGTTGGCAATACTTTGCTGGCGATTGGCTTGTGCCTGGCGATTGCTATTCCCCTGGGGCTCGGACTGGCCATGCTGATCGGGCGCAGTGACGTATGCGGACGTCGATGGGCGACGATCTGTCTGGCTAGTCAGTTGGCGGTTCCGCTGTACGTGGTAGCCGGTGGATGGAGTGCTGGAGTTGGCTTGCAAGGCTGGCTGCGTCTGGCTGATTGGTTGGGTCCCACCGGGGTAGGTTGGATGCAGGGTTGGTTGGGCAGTCTACTAGCGGTAGCCATCATTCATGCTCTGGCCGCTGTGCCAGGTGTGTGCTTGATTCTGCTACTTGGATTATCGACCAGCGATTCCAGCCAAGAGCAGGTCGCTCTGTTGGAAGGTGGCCCGCTGACGGTAGTTCGTCACGTGTGGCTGCCGAAGATCAGAGTTTGGATAGCTGTGGCAGCCGCCTGGTGTGGGCTGGGGTTGCTGACAGAAATGGTAGTTTCCAATCTGTATATGTTTCCCACGGTGACCGAGCAGGTCTACTTGGACTTTAGTCGCGATACGATTTCGCCTGTGACCTACGTTGCCTCCGTCGGACTGTGCATGTTGCCGTTGCTGCTGGCCGGGCTGGCAATTGGGCGGCGCTTACCGGCTTTGAACGATGTGCTGCAACGTCCACAATACTTCCCAGCCATGACGATAGCCCTCAGGCACTGGAGACTACCGCTAAGCCTGCTGATGTGGGGCACGTTGTTGGGATTGGTTGGAATTCCGCTGTTGAATCTGGCGATCAAAGCCGGCTGGCAACCTAGAACGTCGCCCAATGGGCTAGTGAGCTATGGTTGGAGCGGTGTGCGGTTTTGGCAGACCGTAGTAGAGTCGGTGACACTATTTCGTAGCGAATTCTATTGGTCCATACTTTTGGCCACTGCGTCAACACTCATGGCCGCCAGCGTCGCCTGTTCGCTGTATCTGCTGACCAGTTATTTGGACAATCCTGTGGCGGAGAGTGCCGCCGGTGGTCGCCGGTGGACCTCGCGCGTGATCGTGCATGGAATCATGTTGTTACTGATCACGATTCCTGGACCCTTGGTCGGCGTTTTGGTTACCCAGTCCCTGAACGGCTCGTCCTGGCCGTGGCTCGGACAGCTCTACAGTACGACGCTGATTGCACCCATTTTAGCGCAACAGTTCCGATTGTTGCCCGTAGCTTGGCTGATGATCTGCGGGCTGGTTGGCAGCACGGCGCGACGCACCTGGGAACTGGCTGGCAGCGACGGACTGGGCTCAATGGCAACACTGCGCCGTGTGGTTTGGCCGCATGCGCGCCGTCCGGCGCTTGCACTGGGATTGTTGCTGGCTCTACTGAGCATTGGTGAACTGAGTTGTTCGATTGGCGTTTTGCCGCCTGGCGTTAGCACGCTGTCGATGCGTCTATTCGAGATTTTGCACTTTGGCATGCGCCATCAAGATTCAGGACTATGCGGAATTCTGATACTGTTGGGCTGGCTGTCCGCCACGGTGATTGCCCGAACGGTGTTGCGAACACCAGCATAG
- the hisE gene encoding phosphoribosyl-ATP diphosphatase — translation MTETTDRDVLDRLMAELHRRVHELPQGSYTTTLVQGGVAKMGAKITEEATEVVDAAQRTTPPDNGHLIYEACDLIYHVWVLLASRGITLDQLRTELARREGKSGLEEKRQRTKSSHG, via the coding sequence ATGACAGAAACTACGGATCGGGACGTGTTAGATCGGCTGATGGCGGAGCTTCACCGTCGAGTGCATGAACTGCCACAAGGTTCTTATACAACCACGCTGGTCCAAGGCGGCGTCGCAAAAATGGGGGCCAAGATCACCGAGGAGGCGACGGAAGTTGTCGATGCTGCTCAGCGAACCACTCCCCCAGACAATGGTCATTTGATTTACGAGGCATGCGATTTGATCTACCATGTGTGGGTTCTTCTTGCCAGTCGTGGCATTACCCTGGACCAGCTGCGCACCGAGTTGGCCCGCCGTGAGGGGAAATCCGGACTGGAAGAAAAGCGTCAACGCACCAAATCGAGTCACGGGTGA